From uncultured Desulfobacter sp.:
TTCGCCGACCGGGCCCATTGGGAAAAGGAGTGGCTGGGGGATATTGAGCCGGGTTCCAACAACCTGACCCCTAAAATGAGCCAGTTGGCCGCCTGGACGCCCTATATTCTCATTGCCCTGCTGCTGGTACTCACACGTCTCTCCTTTCTGCCCTTTAAAGGATGGGTTACATCCTTTGTGATCTCCTTTCCCCAAATTATGGGCTGGGAAACCGTCAATTTTTCCATGAAACCGTTTTACCTGCCCGGCGTGGTTCCCTTTATGCTGGTGGCGATACTGACCATATTCATCCACCGGATTCCCGGGCCCAAGGTAGCCCTGGCCTGGAAGGATGCGGTTATAAAAATGAAAAACCCCACCATTGCCATGCTCTTTGCCGTAGCCATGGTGGAAATCCTTAAACAATCGGGACACGGTACGGCCGGGTATGACTCCATGCCGTTGACCATGGCCGAATTTGTGGCAGGCCTATGCGGGTCGCTATGGCCCATGGCAGCCTCCTATGTGGGGGCATTGGGCGCATTTATCACCGGCTCCTGCACGGTTTCCAACCTGTTGTTTGCCGACTTCCAGTACGGCGTGGCCGCCACCACCGGCGACAGCCATACCATTATTGTGGCCCTGCAGTCCGTGGGGGCTGCCATGGGCAATATGATTTGCGTGCACAATGTAGTTGCGGCATCGGCCACCGTTGGCCTAGTCGGCATGGAGGGCACCATTCTCCGCCGCACCATGATCCCCTGTCTGCTTTACGGACTTGTCGCCGGCGTCATGGGAATGCTTTTTATTTACATCCTGTTTCCAGGAACTTTTTAGGAGGAGACCTATGAGCTTATCGTCATCTTTAATCAGCGAACTTCAACATATTTGCGGGGAAAACGGGGTAATGACCTCGGAGGTTGACCGCCAGAATTATTCATACGATGCTGCGGTTCTTGAACCCACCATACCCGCTGCCGTGATCCGTCCGGACAGCAAAGAGGCCATTGGTAAAGTTATTTCATTGTGCAACGACAGCGGCACCCCGGTTACTGTCCGGGGGGCGGGCACCAACCTGTCCGGGGGCACCATTCCGGAAAAAAATGGCATTGTGCTGCTCACCAACCGGATGAACCGGATCATTGAACTCAACGAAACCGACATGTACGTCCGGGTGGAACCTGGTGTGGTCACGGCCAACCTGGCAGCCCAGGTGGCGGCCAAGGGGTTGTTTTATCCCCCGGACCCCGGCAGTCAGGCCGTCTCCACCATTGGTGGCAATGTGGCGGAAAATGCCGGTGGTCTGAGAGGCTTTAAATACGGGGTAACCAAAGACTATGTCATGTCAGTGGAATTTTTCGATGCCATGGGTCGCAAGGTCACCTCGGGATCCAAAACCGTAAAATGCGTCACTGGATACAACCTGGCAGGATTGATGACGGCATCCGAAGGCACCCTGGGCGTGTTCAGCGAGATTACCCTGAAGCTGATTCCGCCACCGGCGGCCTCCAAGGCCATGATGGCGGTATACGACAGTATAGAGGCCGCCACCCAGACCGTGGCTGCCATTATTGCGGACAAAATCGTCCCCTGCACCCTGGAGCTCATGGATAATTTCACCATTAATGCTGTGGAGGATTTTTCAAACGTGGGCCTGCCCCGGGACGCCAAAGCCCTGTTGCTTATTGAAGTGGACGGACATCCCGCCCAGGTGGCCGAAGACAGCGAAAGGGTGGAGCAGATCTGCAAAAAACTTGGCGCCAGGGCCATCCAGGTCGCCCAAAATGAAGCTGAAAAAGAGAAAGTGTGGGAGGCCAGACGCGCCGCCCTGTCCGCTCTTGCCAGACTTAAGCCCACCCTGGTGCTCGAAGACGCCACCGTGCCCAGAAGCAAAATCCCGGCCATGGTTAGCGCCATTGAAAAACTGGCTGTCAAGTATGATATCCCCATTGGCACATTTGGCCATGCCGGCGACGGCAACCTGCATCCCACCTTGTTGACGGATCGACGGGATGCCGCCCATTGGGAACGGGTGGAACACTGTGTGGCTGACCTGTTTGACGCGGCCCTCTCCTTAGGGGGGACCTTGTCCGGGGAACACGGCATCGGCATTGCCAAGGCCGGATTCATGAAAAACGAGGTGGGTCAGTCCTCCATTGACTTCTGCCGGACCATGAAGGCCGCCATTGACCCGAACAACATCCTCAACCCGGGAAAAATCATAGGGAGATAAGATGTCAGAGCTGAACAAACTTGCGAAAAGCCTGAAAGAGATTGAAAACCAGCTTACGGACTGCATGAAATGCGGGATGTGCCAGGCTGTCTGCCCGGTGTTTAAACAGACCGGGGATGAAGGCGATGTGGCCCGGGGCAAGATTTTTCTTTTGGAGCGCCTGGCCGAAGAGATGCTCACCGATGCCAAGGGGGCCAAAACCCGGATTGAAAAATGCCTGATGTGCGGCACCTGTGCCGCCAATTGTCCCTCGGGGGTGAAGATCCTGGAAATTTTTCTGAAAGCCCGGGCAGCGCTGACCGAGTATATCGGGCTTTCCCCGGTGAAAAAACTTATTTTCAGGGGCATGCTTAAACATCCAGAGCGTATGGATGCCCTGGTTCACACGGCATCCAGGTTCCAGAATCTTGGCACCGCCAAGGCTGACCCCAACCAGGGCACCCGGTGTTCCAAGTTGCTGTCCCGGGTGATCGGCGACAGGCATTTTTTGCCTCTGGCCAAAACCCCGTTCCATAAAACATATCCCTCCCTGAACACCCCGGCCGGGCGTTCGGGGCTGAAGGTGGCATTTTTCCCGGGCTGTGTCACTGACAAGATGAACCCTGAAATCGGTGAAGCAGCGCTCAAGGTGTTCAAACATCACGGGGTGGGTGTATTTATGCCCAAGGGTCAGGCATGTTGCGGAATTCCCGCCCTGTCATCCGGTGAACGGAAAACCTTTGACACCCTGCTGGCCCACAATGCCGCCCTGTTTGCCCAGGAACAGTTTGATTACCTGATCACGCCCTGCGCCACCTGTACGGCCACCATTAAGGAGATCTGGCCCATGATGGCGGAAGAGGACTCCATTGAAAAATTCAGGGCCGGACAGTGGGCACCCAAAACCATGGACATCAGCCAGTTCCTGGTGGATGTTCTGGGGGTGGCACCGGCGCAGAATTCAGACGCCGGTTCCGAGTCCATTGAATTCTCCAGGGGCACCGTGACCTATCATGATCCCTGCCACCTGGCCAAATCCCTGAAGGTGAAAAGCCAGCCCCGGGAGCTGATCCGGGCCAATGCCGGATGCGACTTTGTGGAGATGGCCGATGCGGATACCTGCTGCGGCAACGGCGGCAGTTTTAACCTGCAGAATTATGACCTGTCCAAACAGATTGGTATGGAAAAACGGCGGAATATCCTGGCCTGCGGGGCCACCACCGTTGCCACATCCTGCCCTGCGTGCATGATGCAGATCCGGGATGTACTTTCCCAAAACCATGATAGGGTAAAGGTCAGACATGTGATTGAGATCTATGCCGACACCATTAAGGATTAGTCGCTCGGCACTGATGACCAGTAGAATCAGGGTCTTAAATAACTTGCCCATTTTGCCATATCCGGGAGCGCAGGCGGGACGCCTGCGCTCCCAGGTTTAATTATTTCAGACTCATTTTACCTGCGCTGACCGAATTTTTCATAACTGACCTGATCATATAAAAGCGTGTTCGCACCATGACCATCCATTTCATCTGCAGGATGGCCGATGCCGATAATCGCCTGCACCTGGATATGTTCCGGCAGATCAAGAATGCTTGAAATATAATCCGAGGCCGAAGTACCGTCGTCACGAGTGCGCAAACGCATCTGTGCCCAGCAGGAGCCAAGGCCCAAATCCGCAGCAGCCAGATGAATAATAATGGCGGCAATGGAGGCATCCTCAATCCAGACATCGCTTTTGGATGTATCGGCACACACGACGATGGCCAACGGCGCATTTTTTAAAAAAGCGGAGCCATGGGATTTGGCCTCGGACAACTGTGCGATGCGGTTCTTATCTTTGACCACCACAAACTGCCATGGATTAAAGCCCCTGGAACTTGGAGACCGAAGTGCGGCTTCGATAAGAATATCGCAATGTTCAGGGCTTACAGGCTTATCCTCAAACTCCCGGATGCTTCTTCTTTTACGCAATAATTCAATCAACATGTTTACTCCTGTTTTTTAATCATCTTTATACTGCTTTAGAGCGCTCTTTATACCACTTTAAGCAGGATTTTAAAATTGATGAACTTTCACAATTGCGGAGGAAAGCCCGAAGAGGCCAACTTTATTCCTGCTTAACAAAGTCTTTTACAACGGTGGATACAAAATAATAGGGGAAAAAATAATAAGGGATAGACCACAATTTTGAAGCTAAAAACGTGGTCTATCCCTTATTTTCCAGTGCCACGACAGAGCTTTGGACTGGCGAATACATCCAAAGGTGTCTATATCCTGCCGAACGTAGTCCCAATAAATGGGAATCAGGATAGCCGGATAGTCAATCTGGGCTTTTACAAACCCCTTCTGAATCTATTGATTCAGAAGGGGTAGTTAACACTGCCTATGCCAGTCTTACTGCTGGACAACATTCTCTGCTGCAGGCCCTTTAGGACCCTCAACAACATCAAAGGTTACCCGAGCACCTTCTGCTAAGGATTTGAATCCCTCGGATTGAATTGCGGTATGGTGAACAAATAAATCTTTGCCGCCATCTTGTTCGATAAAACCAAAACCTTTTGCATCGTTAAACCATTTTACTGTTCCTTCAGCCATCTTGTATTACTCCTTTGTAATCAGTCCCTTTAATGGAACCACTTTATTATATTTTCGACGAATCATCTGATGCGTCGACGGGTAGTCTGGGTATCCAGACAAATCTGTTATGGACGAGCTGCCCTGCTTTTGTTGTTTGCCAAGGAAAAAACACCGCTGTGCTGATTTCTACCCCGCCCACCTGAAGACGGTTTCTTTCCTCTCGGCTTTGGTCGTGAAAAGTGTTTCCTTTTTTGTTCAACCACAGTCGCGTTAGGGTCCCAGGGAAAACCTGGGGTGACTTGGCGACGCATCTTTTTTCCCAGATTGTGCTCTATGCGTGAAATTATTTTGGTGTCTTCCTGACCGGCAAAAATAAATGCCTGACCCGTTCGTTCCGCCCGTCCGGTACGTCCTGTACGGTGGGTATAAGTTTCGGGTGTATCCGGTACATCATAGTTGATGACATGGGAAATCCCCTTCACATCAATTCCCCGGGCAGCAATATCGGTGGCCACCAGGATCTTGAATTTACCGTTTTTAAAACCGTTCAAGGCCTCCTGCCGTTTCAGCTGGGAAAGATTGCCTTGAATTGAAGCTGCTTTATAACCCGCTTTTTGTAATACCAGGGCCAGACTTTTTGCCTTGTGTTTGGTTCGGGTAAAAACCAGCGTACTCTTCATTTCCTCTTCTTTAATAATGGTCTTAAGCAAAGAGGTCTTCTGTTCTTTTGCAACTTGAAACAGGACATGCGAAATTGCGAGCTTCGGCTGTGTATGATTAATTTGTACAGTTACCGGATTTATCAATATATTTTCCGCCAAGTGACGAATTTCTGTAGGCATGGTAGCAGAAAAAACCAGGGATTGACGTTTCGTGGGTAGCTGCTTGATAATCCTGCGGATATCAGGTAAAAATCCTTTGTCAAACATATGGTCTGCCTCATCAAGGACCAGCGTTTCAACAGCTTTCAAAGAAAAAGACCGATCATTAAGAAGGTCCAGCAATCGACCCGGGCAGGCAACAATAATTTCCACACCACTTCGGATTGCTTTGACCTGGGGGTACTTGCCCACACCACCATAAATGGAAATACTTCGCAAACCGGTTTTTTGTGCCAGCTTGCTGATATCTGCATGAATCTGTTCTGCCAATTCTCTTGTGGGTGCTACGATCAACGCACGCACTTTTTTTCGAGGACCATCCAGCAGTCGCTGAAGAAGGGGCAGTACAAAAGCTGCTGTCTTTCCAGTCCCAGTCTGGGCCAGGCCAAGGATATCTCTACCTTCGAGTATTGGAGGAATAGCCTCTTTTTGAATCGGGGTGGGAAGTGTATAACTGCAGGCAGTGATGCCGGCTTCTATCTTAGGGTCAAACTTAAAATCTTTAAAACTCATTAATACTCCTATGTATTCCGTAATGATCTTTCTGGTTATTTTTCTAATTGAAAGATCTGCGGATTCATTAGAATCCGTTTATTATTCTTTATATTTAGTTTTATGGGAAATGATCGAATTGATATACTCATGGCACCAAAAACAATCGGTAGATCACCGCACGACTTAATAGCTATCAAAATATGATAAGGAACGCGGATTTAATAACATCTTATTTTTTTTTTTGCCTGCCTCGGATTTAAATGCTTGGCGGGAATAAAAATCACACATTTGCGCTTCTCTGTCTGGAGAATAAGTTTGTATCGTCATAATCGAATATGAATACTGAATCTATAGTCTGTCCAGAAGCCCTATCTGTATATTTTTTAATATTCCGAAAATTTGAAATTCTGTTTTTGTGTATGTACACTAAAGCAGGAGAGAAGATGCATGAAATCATATTCGGAAATTATTAAATCCTCGGTCCTAAGGGTTTAGACTATAAAATGTCATCATCGTTTCTCCTGTTTATTGAATCAGCAGAAACTTCAGCGGTAACAAACGATGTTTTATAAAACAAAGAGGTTAACCCAAAAACCCTTGAAGGAAAATTTGATTCTTTCTAAATATTAAAGATTAGTATACATGTCCGTGTAGAAATTGCAATGAAATAAAACGGACAGCAGCAATTCTGAATTTTAGTCGCTCCGCCATCTTGCTCTTAATCTTGCTCGTTCTCGTGCTCAAAATGATACTTCGAGCAAGGGCACGATTAAGAGCAAGAAAAAAACAAGCAGGAAAGATAATACTTTATTAAATTTAGAATTGCTGAACGGACAGGGGTCAACGCACGTAAACATTCTGAGTGTAGTCTTGTTATGCCAGCTATCATCTTACCCGAACACCACATCCTGCAAATATCGTTTATTCATTGCAGTATTCAATCCTTTTGACTTCATGCTCCCTTTGAAACTTTTATTTTCTTTATGCAAAGTTAATGCAATATGCCGAACTGCTGGAATGAATTTGGTTAAAAAGTAAGGTGATATTCAAGGGCCAAAAGTACCTGAGGCCCATGGAAACGAAAAACTCTTTTTTTCCACTCATTTGAATCTCATTTCCCCCTCAATTATCCCATATAGAACAAAATACACTATTTTTCGGTAATCCTATTTTTAAAACTGTCCAGGGGCAGACTTATTTTTTAATGCCAGGACATTCAAAAAAAAATACATAGGAGAACAACCAATGAAAATCCTAAAGAAAAAAGCACCCTGCTTAGCTAAATTAATTTTTCCGTCATGTTTTATGATTTTGATCTTTGCTTGCTTTAATGCACAGGCAGCTGAATTTTACGACATTGATACGGTCAACACCATTTACATCACCTTTGAAGAATCCAACTGGGACCAACTGCTTGATGAGCTGTATGCAGCAGGAGCTGAGGAACGGTTAGAGGGAACGGCTGTCATCAACGGCATCACGTATGAAAACGTCGGTGTCCGGTATAAGGGGAATAGCAGTTACCGACCTGAACAGATCAAAAATCCGTTGAATATCAAACTTGATTATATCAATGAAGACCAGACGCTATACGGGTACGGGACCCTTAAGCTTGCAAACGTTTATAATGACCCAAGCTTTGTCCGGGAAGTGCTCAGCTATGAAATCGCCAGGAAATACATGCCGGCATCCCAGGCAAATTTTATCGATGTTTACATAAACGGCACCCACATAGGACTCTATACCAGCGTTCAGGATGTTGATAAACTTTTTCTTGAAAATCATTTCGGAAGTAAAAACAATCCCTTTTTTAAAGGAGATGCCGAGGACATATTCGATTCAGCAGACGTGTGGGGATATCTGGGCGAGAACGAAGCCGATTATTATGAGTATTACGACATAAAGTCGGATGACGGCTGGGATAAGCTGATCAATTTCTTTGATGTTTTTAACAATTCCACATCCCAGGTTGAGGATGTTCTGGATGTGGATCGCCTTTTGTGGATGCTGGCGTTTGATATTCTGACCGTTAATCTGGATTCACCGGTCAACGTCGCCCATAACTTTTATCTGTACCAGGATGAGGCAGGCCGGTTTAATCCGATTATATGGGATTTGAATGAAAATTTCGGGGCGTTCAGTA
This genomic window contains:
- a CDS encoding (Fe-S)-binding protein, with the protein product MSELNKLAKSLKEIENQLTDCMKCGMCQAVCPVFKQTGDEGDVARGKIFLLERLAEEMLTDAKGAKTRIEKCLMCGTCAANCPSGVKILEIFLKARAALTEYIGLSPVKKLIFRGMLKHPERMDALVHTASRFQNLGTAKADPNQGTRCSKLLSRVIGDRHFLPLAKTPFHKTYPSLNTPAGRSGLKVAFFPGCVTDKMNPEIGEAALKVFKHHGVGVFMPKGQACCGIPALSSGERKTFDTLLAHNAALFAQEQFDYLITPCATCTATIKEIWPMMAEEDSIEKFRAGQWAPKTMDISQFLVDVLGVAPAQNSDAGSESIEFSRGTVTYHDPCHLAKSLKVKSQPRELIRANAGCDFVEMADADTCCGNGGSFNLQNYDLSKQIGMEKRRNILACGATTVATSCPACMMQIRDVLSQNHDRVKVRHVIEIYADTIKD
- a CDS encoding DEAD/DEAH box helicase is translated as MSFKDFKFDPKIEAGITACSYTLPTPIQKEAIPPILEGRDILGLAQTGTGKTAAFVLPLLQRLLDGPRKKVRALIVAPTRELAEQIHADISKLAQKTGLRSISIYGGVGKYPQVKAIRSGVEIIVACPGRLLDLLNDRSFSLKAVETLVLDEADHMFDKGFLPDIRRIIKQLPTKRQSLVFSATMPTEIRHLAENILINPVTVQINHTQPKLAISHVLFQVAKEQKTSLLKTIIKEEEMKSTLVFTRTKHKAKSLALVLQKAGYKAASIQGNLSQLKRQEALNGFKNGKFKILVATDIAARGIDVKGISHVINYDVPDTPETYTHRTGRTGRAERTGQAFIFAGQEDTKIISRIEHNLGKKMRRQVTPGFPWDPNATVVEQKRKHFSRPKPRGKKPSSGGRGRNQHSGVFSLANNKSRAARP
- a CDS encoding FAD-linked oxidase C-terminal domain-containing protein gives rise to the protein MSLSSSLISELQHICGENGVMTSEVDRQNYSYDAAVLEPTIPAAVIRPDSKEAIGKVISLCNDSGTPVTVRGAGTNLSGGTIPEKNGIVLLTNRMNRIIELNETDMYVRVEPGVVTANLAAQVAAKGLFYPPDPGSQAVSTIGGNVAENAGGLRGFKYGVTKDYVMSVEFFDAMGRKVTSGSKTVKCVTGYNLAGLMTASEGTLGVFSEITLKLIPPPAASKAMMAVYDSIEAATQTVAAIIADKIVPCTLELMDNFTINAVEDFSNVGLPRDAKALLLIEVDGHPAQVAEDSERVEQICKKLGARAIQVAQNEAEKEKVWEARRAALSALARLKPTLVLEDATVPRSKIPAMVSAIEKLAVKYDIPIGTFGHAGDGNLHPTLLTDRRDAAHWERVEHCVADLFDAALSLGGTLSGEHGIGIAKAGFMKNEVGQSSIDFCRTMKAAIDPNNILNPGKIIGR
- a CDS encoding nitroreductase family protein — translated: MLIELLRKRRSIREFEDKPVSPEHCDILIEAALRSPSSRGFNPWQFVVVKDKNRIAQLSEAKSHGSAFLKNAPLAIVVCADTSKSDVWIEDASIAAIIIHLAAADLGLGSCWAQMRLRTRDDGTSASDYISSILDLPEHIQVQAIIGIGHPADEMDGHGANTLLYDQVSYEKFGQRR
- a CDS encoding cold-shock protein, with translation MAEGTVKWFNDAKGFGFIEQDGGKDLFVHHTAIQSEGFKSLAEGARVTFDVVEGPKGPAAENVVQQ